The following DNA comes from Chelmon rostratus isolate fCheRos1 chromosome 20, fCheRos1.pri, whole genome shotgun sequence.
tttcatctctgtttcttcttctgctctctttAGAAGTCATTGGAATGAATCTCATATgggtacattttatttttttttttctcttataatCCATGCTTATTGGTTTTGTACTGACGGTTAAGTTCATTAACCACTGCCACAGTtcctttttgtgattttgtgatCGTACCACTAGAGGGCACCAAAGTTCTATTTTATACACACAATGAATTTAAgttgtgacatttttttcaatgcaCACTGCACGCACAATACCAGAGGTGGACATTATCAGCTATTTGCTTTGTCACACAAACTGTATCTGTGCACACTGGTGCGAGTGATGTGTGTGCGTCCAATCAGTGATGATGCAGAGTTCCTGTGGAGGCTGGCCCGCGCGTCCCGCGACGTGTCCCTCCTGCCCAACACAGAGGCCGCACGCAAGAAGCAGCTGACGTTTGAAGGCTTCGAATATGCAAAGAGGGCACTGGAGAAAGACGACAAGTGTTTCGCAACACACAAAGTAAGAGGGCGGTTTGACTGAGAGGACACTAATGATTCGCCTCCATCAGGTTGTTGTGGGGTTGTTTCCTGCCACAGAATCACCTCTCTGGCCATGAGGTTTTTGTCTTTAGGGCTTTTATCATGTCAAccacagtaaaacaaacagccagtACAGTTTCTTTCCAAAGAACATTAAAAAGGACACTGTGGTCCCATTTGACTAAGCTCTCAAcatccttcctctcctcacacaGTGGTATGCTGTTTGTCTCAGTGATGTCGGCGATTGGGAGGGAATCAAGGTGAAAATTGGAAATTCATACATCATCAGGCAACATCTAGAGGTGAGAGGACATTAGGGTCAACGTTGTATTGTCATCCTATCATATTTATCCATATTCTGAAGTGAAACCTGTGCTTTTTCCAGGAAGCCATCAAGCTCAATCCCAATGATGCCACTTCCTTATATATTTTGGGATACTGGTGAGTCTTTTTTACTGTAACAAACCTTATTTTTCAATACAGCTTCTTCAGGATCTTCAAACACCAGGAAGTACATTTGTTGTCTAATGACACCAAAATTGCAACAGACTGACTGTCCGAGTGGCTTAAGGGTTGAAGACAATAACCACTCATCACATGTGCCCAGTTCTAGTCTGGCCAGAGACCTTTCTGCATGTCTCTGTCCAGAGATACCTTTAAAACGAGActctgcagccatgccagcagctctgtgagtgtTTAGCAGCTAGCGGTTGGAGCCcaactgtcttcttcttcttgttggcCCCCCTCAGtagtggtttctttgcagcagcttCACCATGAAGGCCCGATTCACACACTTTGCCCCGAACAGCTGATGGCGAGGTGTGTCTTCTGCGTTTTTGTGGTCTCTAATCTGAGGTGCCGTTAACTGGTGTTTTCTGAGGCTGGTCACCGTAATGAATTTCCCCTCAGATAGCAGCAGAGGGAACTGTTGGTCTTCCTCTCCGGTGCCGCTCCTCACGAGAGCCAGCTGCATCTGAGCGTTCGGTGGTTTTTGTGGCTGCACTTACATTCAAACGTCTTGAAATTTTCCAGATTGACTAGCTTTCGTGTCTTAAAGCAGTGGTGGACTGTTCCTCTTTACTTAGTTGAGCAGATCTCGCCATAATGTGGACTACTACAGTCGTCAGTTTGGGCTATTTACTGTACGTCAACACAAGCTCtacagaaaataagaaaagaaaataattaaagacAAAGCATTGGATGAAATGGTGCGTCCAGACTTTTAACTGGCGCTGTATCTTCTTAGAGCTTAATGTCACTTGAGGCTGCATTATTCAAGGTGATATGTATGTTTCTTCTAGGTGCTTTGCTTTCACAGAGCTGCCGTGGTATCAGCGCAAGGTGGCGGCTGTAATTTTTGCATCACCGCCCACGTCCACATACGAGGAGGTGAGGTGTCGTCGTTCTGTACCACACTTCCTGTGCTTTGTTGCTGACTGTTAAAGTGGCTCCAGGCTGAATGACATCAGTTATTTGTCACTTTTGGATTGGAGAGTTACAAACGTCTCTAAACATTTGGGTGACGTTATGCTTTTCTTACTCTTCCAGGCTTTGGAATTCTTCCTGAAAGCTGAAGAAGGTAAAACACAACGTACTAATAGGGTCGCCTAGGCAACTTCTTAAAAACTGCTGATCTGTCGGCAGCAGCTCAAAATCTGACAAAACTAAGACATGTTTCTACGATTTCTTTTCCTCAGTTGATCCAAACTTCTACAGTAAAAACCTGCTAATGCTCGGGAAGACCTACATGGCcatgaaagacaaacagaaggcACTGCTCTGGCTAACCAAAGCAAAAGAGTACCCTGCTCACACACTGGAAGACAAAGAGGTACACACACCAGCTTCTGATTGACTGCTTCTAGAACTAGTTGAGCCAGATGCAGTACACATAAACTGTGCGGAAAATGttgaaacacctgcaggaaTCTCATTGCAGGAATCGTACGTGGTGAACTCAGTGGGTTTACAGTatatttgtttctctgcaggtccACAAAGAAGCTGTTGACCTCCTGAAGAAGTTAGGATGAAGCTGTATTTACCACTAAGTGGAATAGGATCCCTTTCAGgacttttggactgttgataATTCTTAACACGCAAATAAAATGCTAATCTTTTTTTCGGATTTTGTAACTATTAATATAGCAACACTGCGAGTGGCCTTGACTGCAGAAATCGCACAAGCCTTTAAGAGATAATAAGTCCAACCATCCAAAACTACAACATGGAAGTTTTGATATTGCAGTCTCTGTGTATCTATTATTGCCTGAGctcctctcacactgactttTCCCTGATATCTGGTGAGCATACAGCATTTGCAGGGCTACATACTTGGAAACATGTTAACGTTCATTTTTCCAGTTCAGATCGAGATGTGAATGAGATGTAATCGGTTTCTTAAGACTGTTCCTGTACACTAATTCACGCtgtccattttttttgtcttttaacatTTGTGAATCCATTCCTGAACATTGACGAGGAACTCTATGTTAAATTAGAGTGTTAAAGTTACCACGAAACGGCTGCTATTAGCATCCACATATTTTTGTTTCCGGTAATAACGGGCAGCTTGGGAGGGACATCTTATCCAACAGACTTCTTCTGTTCTGCCTGACTTGTCGGGCCTTGGAGTTTCCACTTCAGTCAaatacttttgttttcattctttttacaGAATTACTTCTGCTACAGAAGTTTTGATTTAGTCTGTTATGtaaaaagttagaaaaatagTATTTTTCTACagacacaataataaaaaaaaatattctgctCTATTATTCTTAACtctaaaaatagagaaaaacacTTAACGCTACttaataaatgtgaaatgaaaacatgagaaaaaaaattccAGCTACATAGCGATACATTTTTATGTAGGTGCTAGTACAAGGGAATAGAAAACGCAGAGCATTCTGGGAAAGGTGCCGCCATCTTTGTAGGGTAGACTACTagctctctgtcactgtccaTTGTTACATCGTCAGAAATCTATTAAGTACCCTCGAAAGATAAATGGCTATAAAAAGAGAAGCTCTTGACAAAAGTACACGAGTGATATgttacaaaatgtaaataaattaataatggGGTTTGGCTAAGCTAATGTTAGGctaactaaatgctaacaaaacATCAGCTAGTCATGCAAAGTTAATCAACCGGTATCCagtaaaatgaaacattagCCTACCTTTTACCTTTGTGTCTGAGAATACTGCagtatttcatgttttgaacCTTTTTTAGTGTTTTGAGTGAGTTCAGCAGCTCTTTTTGAAATCTGGTCACTGTATGTAGCCCATTTCTACACCACATTAAAAGTTCTTTGCATCTCGATGGTAGGCTACAAGAGGCACAGCACAACTGCCAACATCAAATAAATGAGTTAGAAAATGCCTTTCCAGCATCAAGTCCGAACTCGGAAAGGCCAGTCAGAAACAGGCAGAAACTGCTGCAAATGTGATCAATCACACAATTAAAATTAGCTGCGTTACTATCTGTGAGAccccaaacagcagaaacaatcCACCACTGAGGGCCCTTGATGAGATTAACATTTTACATTGGAATAGTTTCTACAGCTCAAAGTATGCAGCGTCACCTGAAAAACATCTAACAGGCTCTTattacagtcacacacacactgaacttaAAATGAATTGAAACCAGCTGTAAAGATGGTCAGATACATTTATTAAATATGGTTCTTTCCACAGGCAAGATCCAATCAAAAAAAGGATAAACCAAGagcacattattttatttttctttgagaACAGAATAGAAATTGCCAACAGTTTGTTGTGAATCCTGAGCAGAAAGGCCTCTCATCCCCCGATAATCacacaacagagaaaaggaaagcgTGGTCGTGGAGGGGGTTTATTCACGTATTTATTTGTATCTCATAAATCCATCTCTCTTCATTGAAATGGGTGAAagcagattaaaaatgaatctTCTATACACATCGTCTCCAGTAAAGGGGCGCTCTGTACAGTGTAGGTGGTGTTTACAGTGTGTATCTACACGCGATATGTTACAGTTTGGATGCGTTTCAGATGGCCTAAACCGCAGTCAGCACAGTCAGAAGTTCCCTGCTGCATTATCACGTACTGAAATGATAAACAGTAGCATGAGTGAGTTTTGCTTTGAGGGAACACACCTGTCCAGGTGATACTTCATCTTATTACTTCCTACGATGAAGGCAACCTGAAGCGCCCCATCTATTTCTGATAAGAACAAAGGCATCACAGATTTCCATCAATGGAGTGGCGGCTCTGTgtaattaattattatatttaagTACTTTATTTACTTTCATTACCTTTATACAATTAATATTCACATACACAGTTGATTTTCTTTGATTACAGGTTTCTGTTCAAAAGGAAGCACAAAGTTATGCAGTTTTGACTTCTTTAAGTCGGCTCCTTTTgctacagtaaatgtttttcttcatacTGTCGTCCCTCCTTCCAGCTCTTTCACAGGGACAGCTGAATACATGTTATATACATGACTGATAACTTGAGTAATCATAAGCTCCTCCTAGAGAGTCTACAGCAGCTCGCTGCTGTTTTGCGGTGGTCTGAGAAAAGAAACCCACGACGCtagagaaaacaagcagagcgGCATGCCACTGCCACGTTTTTAAGCTGCGTCTAGACCACTGACTGAAAGAATAAGCACCAGAGTTGCTGCCTCGAAACAATGCCGTTAGAcgtgacattttgaaaaacaaagggCGTGTCCTCTGAAGCATTTCAGGAAAGACAGGACGAGGGGAAAGTGGGGgtgcaaagacaaaaacacgTAACATAAGCCAATGCGATGCACCACCAGGCTTGCTGCTGTGAGCTGCACTGTGGAAGGTTTTCCACACATTATTTGGTCTGTGGCACATTAGTGTCTCATTAATAGTCTTATCATCTTATCTGCATGTGAattaggctttttttttgttttctgcaaacAGCCACAACTTTACtgatttatacacacacacacacctttattaAACTAAGGCCATCTAATTTCAGCGCAAAACCTGAGAATGAGATTGAGTATGGTCTGAATAAATTAAACTGCATCGTCTGAGGAAAGTGGGCTCCGCACTATGGCTTCAATTTATGCAGTAGTCACACTGTTGACTGCACAGCCAAATGGCAGttacacactgtatgtgtcaGAATTGTTATTTTCTAACGATGCTGCACAGGTACAGATTTATGACCCAGTTACTACTATCAGAGGCCCAAATTTTCAAGTGGACAACTCAACCCTTCAGACGTGTTTTAACGcttattttcttacatttggCCAGTTGCCGCCCTGTGCCGCCAGCATGCAATATTTGTATATGTTTGTTGCTTTCAAGTCATTCAAGACATGAAATTTGATATTTTGTAATACTCTGAGCTCCTTTATGATCATGGACCaaagtagaaaaaacaaaaaacaactgattATAAACATTGTGGAACTCTGaaagacattttctgctgtgataACAACAGTTCTGCAATAACACGAGGACTTTATGGGGCAGTGGCTTCGTTTGTAATTAGTTAATAGTTGCTAATAAGCGAGAAGCTGATGACAGATTCTTTCAGTACATGTGTGAATGTACTTACAGAAGTACATTTATGAACGAGATGTCTTTTTGACCTCATTACAACACACAAGTGGGCCAAATATCATAAGctgtctttgatttttttccatgGTTACCTATAACGTAGGAGGTAAAGTAACTGTGATCTTCATGTGATCAGATGAGCGTGATCATGTCTGGTGCTGGTGGAGACACTTTAAAGTCCGAGATCAAAATTCAACGAGACAAAATCAGCCAAGCACACAAGAACAGCTGAGCCAgagtctgtttttcatgtttttttgttttgttgtcagtAATTTTCCTGTAAATAAAACTAAGTATGTCATCCTGGGTGTGTATCTTACTCGCCAACTGAAGCTGGGGGCTGCAGTCTCAGTGGCTTGAAACATGTCCATTGTCTCATCAAAATCAGGACTATGAACCACAGgccccaccaccaccaacacactTACTCTTTCACTTCAATTAGAGCGTTCTCCTTGAGTCCCCTTATTCCTTTTAAAATAGAAGCCTCCACCAACTTCATGACAGTCTTTTTTCCCAACTTTTTCTTTATCCAAATGGGAGGATCTGCTGATGATTCTTACTCTGGGCTGGTCTCCAGAATCtcactgaaagaaaaactgtatGAGAGTTCTTCATCTGCTTCAGATCAGTCCACCCTGAACACTGCTCTGTTTTTGATGAGACtggttattaaaaaaaaaaaaaaaaaaaaaaaagaagctcattAAGagctcatttgtgtgtgtatgtgtggtggCAGAGGCTGGTCACAGCGGTCTTCTCATCTTCAGAGGCAGCCATGCAAGCTGGGGAGGGGGGATTCAGGCACCAGACCCTAATACTACTCTTGCCTTTTAGAAGCTCTATAGAACTAGAGCTTTAAAAGAAGATTGCGCTTCAACTACAAAATCCTctcaaaaacacttttagtCTCTTTTAAAAAGCCCGTCAGCAGTGgggaggaaattaaaaaaatatccatgatttctgtttttaaacagtggagcaaaaatgctgaaatgcttgCATATTTCATGATGGggtattatataatatataaggGCTGGGGAACAGGATTGCGGCAAAAATGATGCTGCAAATTAAGATTTggtttaaaatgacaaaatagcTTATATACATTGGTGGTTATcttgtgcaattttttttttgtttgtttttacttggCTGAATAAACAGCGATgggggaggaaaagaaacacaagaggACTCCTCCCTCTATTCTTGGCCAAATCCTTCTGTTTCCTCGATGGCAAAGAGCAGCTTCTCTTTCAGCTGTTCGAAGCTCTTGTAAGGAGGCAAATCCAGACGGTTAAAACTGAAAAGGCAAAGATGGAGGACTAAAGATCAGTACACAGTGGCAGATGACTGGAATGCGTCAGCATCAAATGTTCCAAAAGTGACAGTATGTTAGGACCAAAGTTGTAAGGCACTATAAGGTTTAGTTATTAGCTACTTAACTTATAAGTGTTTCCATCTTGTTTCATGCTATTAGGCCATTCATTACTTCTGAATCATAACTAACTAATTTGTGTGAATCCCTGTGAATTGTACTACACTGAAACAACATGAGGTACAGCCCTCGACTCACCATGTGTGGCTTCGAGGAAGCCATGTGTCCTTCCCCACCTTCTCAATGCAGAACTTCTGGGGCCCATTGCTTCCTGTACAGCAAAAGATGAGAGGTGAGAAGATTGTCAAAAAAGAATAatgcatgtgtacagtatgtatccGTAGCTCTAGGTGTCTGAATGATCAGGTGGTAAATGTGTTCACCCATAAGTTCAGCGAAGCCGCCCAGAGGAAGCCTGCAGGTTCCAGTGACAAACTGCATGAGCCGCAGTCGCACTTCGTTGTCCACctccttcaccagctgcaaggagaaaatgacaacacacacacacacacacacacacacacacacacacacacacacacacacacacacacacacacacacacacacacacacacacacacacacacacacacacacacacacacacacacacacacacacacacacacacatcagtgaccACACATTACTGACTAGACAGACCAGATGATATGACACATCCTATCAACATCAATGAAAACTTTGCCTTTCTGTGTAAGGAACACTGTGTCTGTAATGTGCAGCACCTTGTGTAATGCATGGAATATTCGTCTCTTTTCCATTACAAACAGTAGAGGGTAATAAGACTGTAGAGAGTaatacagaaacactgtgtgtgtgtgtgtgtgtgtgtgtgtgtgtgtgtctgtctgtacctGCCAGAACCAAATGATCTGTTTGCTGTTCCTTGTGTAGTGACGATACACTGTGTTCCTCTGCCAGTCCTGCAGGTCCACTTCCTGCATGCCACACAGCATCACCtggaacacacgcacacacacacgcgcacacacacacacacataaatgacaCAGAGCAAATGAACAGAAGCAGAGGGATGGAGCCATCAGGGAATTCTCGCACAAGAACAGTGcaaagtaaaaataatcatCTTTAGGGTTACAAAATATTGTTCTCCATAGTGAACGTTTTGGGAggaaaatacacataaaaaagtAATACTAGTTCTTCTGGCATGTTTGGCGCAGATCATTTTTCAGTGTCCCATTAACTAGGAATTTGGTGAAATTACAACCCTCTGCATGCACAGTGCAGTTCTAAAGTATGCACTCTGCTTTAAGCTATTATCTGCTGCTTAACTGAAACAAccagacatatatatatatacacacacacacacacacacatatatatatatatatatatgatatatatatatgctatGATTTaaaccatatatatatatatatatatatatatatggtttAAATAGTGGTTTAAAGGAAGTTGCTGTAAAAGCCACACACAAGTTGCTGTAAAGCCGCACACACCTAATCCATATTCTAATCAACAagtcatttatatatatagttaaACTATCCTGCATAAGACATGGTAAATACAGCCAGAGCAAATAACACccatatattcattttatttatactttCCTATTATGTCCTGTAAATTCCTGTTAAGTCCCATGGAAAGTTTCCATGTTGAATATTCCTGGCATTTTGCAACCCTATTGATCTTAATCAAGTAATGATTAATTACCCAGATTGGGTTAAAAGCTCTGTGGAGCAGGGTAGGTTATTGGGATTAAAAAACCCACAATTagacagatgaaaacacaggTCCTCAACAGCACCAAACAGACCAGAGCATGTTACTGCACTGCCAGCATCAGGCATGCTGCTCACCTCAAGCTCCTTTTCATCAAAGTACTGGAGCCACTGAAGTGGAACCACCTCGTTAAAGCCGTCCAGGAAAGCTTTGGTCTGGCCTTCCACCCCACGTGAAAACCTCCACTCTGCCATTagactgagaggcagacagTAAAAATACACTTCATAAGTTTCATGAGTAATTACGCATCTACTCAAAATGATAATGAGAGGTCATGTATTGTCGCTGTCTTGGTCAAACTGTTATACTGAACCTGATATACTCCTCCTTGTTCTCCTCAGTGACTAGAACATTGGCGCCATCAGGTTTGAGGTCATGAGAGGTGATCTTCCCAAGGATCTCCATGTCTACTGAGAAGTACATCTCCAGACCGCACTCTTCAATGTTGTTGTCCCTGAGGAGAGATTAGATTGTGTTGCTGACACAGCATAATCGAGGGTGGACAGCTCATTGTTGCAAATGGAAACTAATAATTCTAAGATATTCTTATTTCCAACCCTTAACATAAAATCAAAAGGCCAAAACTCAGATATCCAAGTGCAAGTGAATGCAGCAACAGATGATGCTCCCCATAGACTCCAGGAAGTTGTAAACATgagaaggagaaacaaacaaacagccttgCCACAATGTGGTACCAGGAGCTGCAAGAGGACACAGTGTTGGTAACCGAATGATTTTACCAAGCTGCTGCCAGCTGTCCCTGCAGCGGGCAGAAGCTCTGTTTTCTCCCGGCCCGAGCAGCTTTCTGTGCAGCCTCTCCAGCCTGGTCTAGGCTTTTTTCCCTGCTAAATGTGTAAATAGTGTTGTGAGAAATATGGGCGCAGATGGATGGTGCCAGGGTTGTTTTGCTGAAGGACAGATTAAACctgaataaatataatattcacTGAGGCTTGCGAGTGTCTCCGGATAGCAGCTACCAACATCTCTGAACCTGCTCATTCTACGGACAAACGTCCAAATGGGAGATCAGTTTTGGAAGTGCAACTTAAAAAAACCATCCAGCATAAAAAGCACTAAAATCACTCATTCCAAGCCCTTAACAAAAAACCACATTAGTCAGCAATCTGGTGACAGTTAATTTCAAGAGTATGCGCTTGCACCAGGTGTAATGAAATTCCCTCCAGGCGTTCCTGAGATGTCACATTCACGAGCATGGGTTGCACATGAGATCACAGTGactttgaccaccaaattctaatcagGTCATACctgagtccaagtgaacatttgtgccaaataGGACCCAACACCCCAGCTCAAGTAGAGTAAAGACACAAATTACCTGATCCATATAAGGGAGTTGTAGAACTCTGGGTCGATGGACTCCAGGTCTTTGAGTATTAGCTTCTTGTTCAGCATGCGTTTatagaaaggcagagagaagcCTGTGTCGATGAACTTGCCGTGGAAAAGTGCCTGCAGcaagagacaaataaaaagagaaattattattatttttttattattattattacttgttTTTCCCCAGTGTTGGtcaatctgaaaacacagcactggAAACATCTGAAAATCTGACCACATACAGATTGTGCGCAGTCTGGTTTGGTCCTTTATTTGATGCAAAAACTTTAAGCCTGTTTCACTTCCAGTGGTTGTGAAGGTGTTAATGTTACCAGGACCGTTTGCATGTTTGTGGGCAGCAATTGAAC
Coding sequences within:
- the rmdn1 gene encoding regulator of microtubule dynamics protein 1 — encoded protein: MAGMMLTRIVNRTLLSASGAILIRGTNRCYRTAIRRTATALTSGGAAFLLGLPALSCLGYEAYHRVQSSAVVHALQKEEVLEQADYLYSCAETEKLYQLLLQYKDSDDAEFLWRLARASRDVSLLPNTEAARKKQLTFEGFEYAKRALEKDDKCFATHKWYAVCLSDVGDWEGIKVKIGNSYIIRQHLEEAIKLNPNDATSLYILGYWCFAFTELPWYQRKVAAVIFASPPTSTYEEALEFFLKAEEVDPNFYSKNLLMLGKTYMAMKDKQKALLWLTKAKEYPAHTLEDKEVHKEAVDLLKKLG